In Microbacterium laevaniformans, a single window of DNA contains:
- a CDS encoding MFS transporter produces MAVTVLDRTPTGSIARIAAGTPSYRRVVGLLAVGGLANFAIIYFPQPLLPAIAASFGVDAGASGLTISATTAAMLLGLLLSAPLSDRIGRVSAMSGSLVMAGILSVACAFAPTWEAFLALRAAGGLALAVLPAVALAYLRDAVRDDAHGRANALYISGTALGGAVGRLAPLPLATLGGWQLVSTVLGVLSVVVGVLVWFALPRDGAAPLPLRIGDLLGGTVASLRDPVILAVCVAGALAMATFVGLYNAVPFRLDGPPFSLGAAEVFVYVAYPLGILAPGLFHRISRRLGRAVTSLLGALAMLAAIGLVFWPDVIAVFAGLGLLTAAFLGTHSILSGWVVARAQAVGRSTSRASSAYLLTYYLGSTVSGAASTHLFASAGWTAVVLLAAGLTTLCAALFVALRVRRAG; encoded by the coding sequence ATGGCCGTCACCGTGCTCGATCGCACCCCCACCGGGTCGATCGCGCGCATCGCCGCGGGCACCCCCTCCTACCGACGCGTCGTGGGCCTGCTCGCCGTAGGCGGACTCGCGAACTTCGCGATCATCTACTTCCCGCAACCGTTGCTGCCGGCGATCGCGGCGTCGTTCGGAGTGGATGCCGGGGCCAGCGGACTCACGATCTCGGCGACGACCGCGGCCATGCTGCTCGGCCTGCTGCTGTCGGCGCCGCTGTCCGACCGCATCGGGCGGGTGTCCGCGATGAGCGGATCGCTCGTGATGGCCGGCATCCTCTCGGTGGCGTGCGCGTTCGCACCCACGTGGGAGGCCTTCCTCGCCCTCCGCGCCGCGGGGGGCCTGGCACTGGCGGTGCTGCCGGCCGTCGCGCTCGCGTACCTGCGCGACGCCGTCCGCGACGACGCGCACGGACGCGCCAATGCGCTGTACATCTCGGGCACGGCCCTCGGCGGCGCCGTGGGCCGGCTCGCGCCGCTGCCGCTCGCGACCCTCGGCGGCTGGCAGCTCGTGAGCACCGTGCTCGGTGTGCTCAGCGTCGTCGTGGGCGTGCTGGTCTGGTTCGCGCTCCCCCGCGACGGCGCCGCCCCGCTGCCGCTGCGGATCGGTGACCTGCTCGGCGGCACGGTCGCCTCCCTCCGCGACCCCGTCATCCTCGCCGTGTGCGTCGCGGGGGCGCTCGCGATGGCGACCTTCGTCGGGCTGTACAACGCGGTGCCGTTCCGGCTGGATGGCCCGCCGTTCTCGCTCGGCGCGGCAGAGGTGTTCGTCTACGTCGCCTACCCCCTCGGCATCCTCGCGCCGGGCCTGTTCCACCGGATCTCGAGACGCCTCGGCCGCGCGGTCACCTCGCTGCTGGGCGCGCTCGCGATGCTCGCCGCGATCGGCCTGGTGTTCTGGCCGGACGTCATCGCGGTGTTCGCGGGTCTCGGACTTCTGACGGCGGCCTTTCTCGGAACGCACTCGATCCTCAGCGGGTGGGTCGTCGCGCGCGCTCAGGCGGTGGGGCGCAGCACCTCGCGGGCATCGAGCGCCTACCTGCTGACCTATTACCTCGGCAGCACGGTGTCGGGCGCGGCATCCACACACCTGTTCGCGAGCGCCGGCTGGACGGCCGTCGTCCTTCTCGCGGCGGGGCTGACGACGCTGTGCGCTGCGCTCTTCGTCGCGCTGCGCGTGCGCCGCGCCGGCTGA
- the helR gene encoding RNA polymerase recycling motor ATPase HelR, whose protein sequence is MFDLPSRLRRKADPALIDRDERQFAAIARVLAAEVERTQTRLVALRHEAVNGGQRALERDLEVRSLSARLRILRRFGLDACIGRMVDEEGIVTYIGRFGLADAAEERLLMDWRAPASAPFFAATAAHPLGLTSRRRYRWREGRVVDYWDEVFADDGIDHRAALDDQSAFIASLGESRSPKMRDVLATIQSDQDAIIRADSRGALVVDGGPGTGKTVVALHRAAYLLYADPRVQSGGGGLLFVGPHRPYVDYVDDVLPSLGEDGALVCAVNDLVDGGDVGEEDDPEVRRLLGDGRVVDAVGAAVRLWQRPPRRRTPIETAWGAVVLGPAEWSEVFADADGLPHNALRVHAWERLLDVLEDRVDDELRDGGGGGDGWGEGWGEASRSSPRSGDDFDAYGAGWDADESTRETLENDEELQALFDRAWPLLDPDALLCGLLTTGEMLRRCAPWLSAVEVDVLITRGAPTRWTDVDLPLLDAARRSVGDPHSEVRARRDRRAAAEEHRVMSDVVSDLIAADDGDLRLMSMLRGQDLRRTLAQPTASDREPFAGPFAHLVIDEAQELTDAQWRMLLQRCPSRSLTIVGDRAQARRGFAESWDDRLTRVGIDRSHVTTLTVNYRTPSEVMDVAGPVIRATLPDANVPASIRSTGVPVSYGSRRDLDAIVDAWERESADGTAVVIGAPAFVPRPRVAALDAQRVKGLEFDLVVLVDPDRFGDGVSGAVDRYVAMTRATQRLVVLS, encoded by the coding sequence GTGTTCGATCTTCCATCGCGGCTTCGGCGGAAGGCCGACCCCGCGCTCATCGACCGCGACGAACGACAGTTCGCGGCGATCGCGAGGGTGCTGGCCGCCGAGGTCGAGCGCACCCAGACGCGGCTGGTCGCGCTCCGGCACGAAGCCGTCAACGGAGGCCAGCGCGCACTCGAACGCGATCTGGAGGTGCGGAGCCTGTCGGCGCGGTTGCGCATCCTTCGCCGGTTCGGCCTCGACGCGTGCATCGGTCGCATGGTCGACGAGGAGGGCATCGTCACCTACATCGGACGCTTCGGCCTCGCGGATGCCGCGGAGGAGCGGCTGCTGATGGACTGGCGGGCCCCGGCATCCGCGCCGTTCTTCGCCGCGACGGCGGCGCATCCGCTCGGGCTCACCAGTCGACGCCGGTATCGGTGGCGCGAGGGGCGCGTCGTGGACTACTGGGACGAGGTTTTCGCCGACGACGGCATCGATCACCGCGCGGCCCTCGACGACCAGTCCGCCTTCATCGCCAGTCTCGGCGAGAGCCGGTCGCCGAAGATGCGCGACGTGCTGGCGACGATCCAGTCCGATCAGGACGCCATCATCCGCGCCGACTCCCGGGGCGCGCTCGTCGTCGACGGCGGCCCCGGAACCGGCAAGACCGTCGTGGCGCTGCACCGCGCGGCGTATCTGCTCTACGCCGATCCGCGTGTGCAGTCGGGGGGCGGCGGACTGCTGTTCGTTGGACCGCACCGCCCCTATGTCGACTACGTCGACGACGTGCTGCCGAGCCTCGGCGAGGACGGCGCACTGGTCTGCGCGGTGAACGACCTCGTCGACGGCGGCGATGTGGGGGAGGAGGACGATCCGGAGGTTCGCCGTCTGCTCGGCGACGGCCGTGTCGTGGACGCCGTCGGAGCCGCCGTGCGTCTCTGGCAACGCCCGCCGCGGCGACGCACGCCGATCGAGACCGCATGGGGCGCCGTCGTGCTGGGCCCCGCGGAGTGGTCGGAGGTGTTCGCCGACGCCGACGGCCTGCCGCACAATGCGCTTCGTGTGCACGCGTGGGAGCGTCTGCTCGACGTTCTGGAAGACCGTGTCGACGACGAGCTGCGCGACGGCGGAGGAGGCGGCGACGGGTGGGGCGAGGGCTGGGGAGAGGCGTCCCGTTCCTCGCCCCGCTCCGGTGACGACTTCGACGCCTACGGGGCGGGCTGGGACGCGGACGAGTCGACGCGCGAGACGCTCGAGAACGACGAGGAGCTGCAGGCGCTCTTCGACCGGGCCTGGCCGCTGTTGGATCCCGATGCGCTGCTGTGCGGTCTGCTCACGACGGGAGAGATGCTGCGGCGCTGCGCGCCGTGGCTGAGCGCTGTCGAGGTCGACGTGCTCATCACGCGCGGCGCTCCGACGCGATGGACCGACGTCGACCTGCCCCTGCTGGACGCTGCGCGCCGCAGCGTGGGCGACCCGCACAGCGAGGTGCGTGCGCGCCGAGACCGACGCGCGGCCGCCGAGGAGCATCGGGTGATGTCGGACGTCGTCAGCGACCTCATCGCCGCCGACGATGGCGACCTGCGCCTCATGTCGATGCTGCGCGGTCAGGACCTGCGCCGCACGCTCGCGCAGCCCACGGCATCCGATCGCGAGCCGTTCGCCGGGCCGTTCGCGCATCTCGTGATCGATGAGGCGCAGGAGCTCACCGACGCGCAATGGCGGATGCTGCTGCAGCGGTGCCCCTCGCGCAGCCTGACGATCGTCGGGGATCGAGCGCAGGCAAGACGCGGGTTCGCCGAGAGCTGGGACGATCGACTCACGCGCGTCGGGATCGACCGCTCGCACGTGACGACGCTCACCGTCAACTACCGCACGCCGAGCGAGGTGATGGATGTCGCGGGTCCGGTGATCCGCGCCACGCTGCCCGACGCCAACGTCCCCGCGTCGATCCGCAGCACGGGAGTCCCGGTGAGCTACGGCTCGCGCCGCGACCTCGACGCGATCGTCGACGCCTGGGAACGCGAGAGCGCCGACGGCACAGCGGTGGTGATCGGCGCGCCCGCCTTCGTGCCGCGCCCGCGCGTGGCCGCGCTCGATGCGCAGCGGGTGAAGGGGCTCGAGTTCGACCTGGTCGTGCTCGTCGACCCCGACCGGTTCGGCGACGGCGTCTCGGGCGCCGTCGACCGCTACGTCGCGATGACCCGGGCGACCCAGCGCCTCGTCGTGCTCTCGTAG
- a CDS encoding zinc-binding dehydrogenase translates to MRATVMYGAGDVRVENVPDPVIQQPTDAVVRIVRACVCGSDLHPYHSMTESSTGRRMGHELIAVVEETGADVTTVRPGDFVVVPFVYSDNTCVFCREGFQTSCQHGGFYGNGRVGGLQAERALIPQADGTLVVVPGVDPDAASDSLLASLLTLSDVYLTGYHAAHLARVRPGQTVTVVGDGAVGLSAVLAARTLGAERIILMGRHTDRTDLGVEFGATDVVAERGAEGVARVMDLTDALGSHVVIEAVGHMPAYEQSYGVVRPGGVISRVGVPQYENAPVGFASLFGKNITLTGGVAPVRAYLDDAIPLVLDGTIEPGRVFDRIMPLADAPAAYAAMDSREALKVMLTV, encoded by the coding sequence ATGCGAGCAACCGTCATGTACGGCGCGGGAGACGTCCGCGTCGAGAACGTCCCCGATCCCGTCATCCAGCAGCCGACCGATGCCGTGGTGCGCATCGTCCGCGCGTGCGTCTGCGGCTCGGACCTGCACCCGTATCACTCGATGACCGAGAGTTCGACGGGCCGGCGGATGGGGCACGAGCTCATCGCCGTCGTCGAGGAGACCGGCGCGGACGTCACCACGGTGCGCCCCGGCGACTTCGTCGTCGTGCCCTTCGTCTACTCCGACAACACGTGCGTCTTCTGCCGTGAAGGGTTCCAGACCTCCTGCCAGCACGGCGGCTTCTACGGCAACGGGCGGGTCGGCGGGCTGCAGGCCGAGCGGGCCCTCATCCCGCAGGCCGATGGCACGCTCGTGGTCGTGCCGGGTGTCGACCCCGACGCGGCATCCGATTCCCTGCTGGCGTCGCTGCTGACACTGTCGGACGTGTATCTGACGGGCTATCACGCCGCGCATCTCGCCCGCGTGCGGCCCGGCCAGACCGTCACGGTCGTCGGCGACGGCGCCGTGGGCCTGTCGGCGGTGCTCGCCGCCCGCACCCTCGGCGCGGAGCGCATCATCCTGATGGGCCGCCACACCGACCGCACCGACCTGGGCGTCGAGTTCGGCGCCACCGACGTCGTCGCCGAGCGCGGCGCCGAGGGTGTCGCCCGGGTGATGGATCTCACCGACGCGCTGGGCAGCCATGTGGTGATCGAGGCGGTCGGGCACATGCCCGCGTATGAGCAGTCCTACGGCGTCGTGCGCCCCGGCGGAGTCATCTCGCGGGTCGGCGTGCCCCAGTACGAGAACGCCCCCGTGGGCTTCGCCTCGCTGTTCGGCAAGAACATCACCCTGACCGGCGGCGTCGCCCCGGTGCGCGCCTACCTCGACGACGCGATCCCCCTCGTGCTCGACGGCACGATCGAGCCCGGCCGCGTGTTCGATCGCATCATGCCGCTCGCCGACGCCCCCGCCGCCTATGCGGCGATGGATTCGCGCGAGGCGCTGAAGGTGATGCTGACGGTCTGA
- a CDS encoding Type 1 glutamine amidotransferase-like domain-containing protein has translation MKLLLTSGGVTNDSIRTALEDLLGTPIADSSALFIPTAQWGQPMCSPETVWRSTAGRWPGGIHSPVELGWRSVGVLELTALPTIAPERWMPWVREADALLVDGGEAVYLAEWIRTSGLADLLPELHETVWVGISAGSMALTPRIGPEFVDRHPGGTDQTLGLVDFSIFPHLDYPGWTGNTTAAAHRWAEGIGGRAYAIDDQTAIRVVDGEVDVISEGNWELLNG, from the coding sequence ATGAAGCTTCTGCTGACCTCGGGCGGGGTCACCAACGACAGCATCCGCACCGCGCTCGAAGACCTGCTCGGCACACCCATTGCCGACAGTTCCGCGTTGTTCATCCCGACGGCGCAGTGGGGCCAGCCGATGTGCTCGCCCGAGACGGTGTGGCGTTCGACGGCGGGGCGGTGGCCGGGCGGCATCCACAGTCCCGTCGAGCTCGGCTGGCGCTCCGTGGGGGTGCTCGAGCTCACCGCCCTGCCGACGATCGCGCCGGAGCGATGGATGCCGTGGGTGCGCGAGGCCGATGCGCTGCTCGTCGACGGCGGCGAGGCGGTGTACCTGGCCGAGTGGATTCGCACCTCGGGGTTGGCCGACCTCCTGCCGGAGCTGCATGAGACCGTCTGGGTCGGCATCAGCGCGGGCAGCATGGCCCTCACGCCGCGTATCGGACCGGAGTTCGTCGACCGGCATCCGGGTGGCACCGACCAGACGCTGGGGCTGGTCGACTTCTCGATCTTCCCGCACCTGGACTACCCGGGCTGGACCGGAAACACGACCGCGGCGGCCCACCGGTGGGCGGAGGGCATCGGCGGCCGTGCCTACGCGATCGACGACCAGACGGCGATCCGTGTCGTCGACGGCGAGGTCGACGTGATCTCCGAGGGCAACTGGGAGCTGCTCAACGGGTGA
- a CDS encoding NUDIX hydrolase, which produces MTSTPPAPDSATSRSIRVSAAVITDVDGRLLLVRKTGTTAFMQPGGKPEAGEDAAQTLIRELAEEIGLRLQPTDLTPLGEFTAPAANEPGFAVVADVFRVDIGDQQPVTDAEIEELRWVDRGSASALEVAPLAAAYFLPEA; this is translated from the coding sequence GTGACCTCGACGCCGCCGGCCCCCGACTCCGCGACTTCTCGCTCGATCCGCGTGTCCGCGGCTGTCATCACCGACGTCGACGGACGGCTGCTGCTCGTGCGCAAGACGGGGACGACCGCGTTCATGCAGCCGGGCGGCAAGCCGGAGGCGGGCGAGGATGCCGCGCAGACCCTCATCCGCGAGCTCGCCGAGGAGATCGGGCTGCGCCTGCAGCCGACCGACCTCACGCCGCTCGGCGAGTTCACCGCCCCGGCCGCCAACGAGCCGGGCTTCGCCGTCGTCGCCGACGTCTTCCGCGTCGACATCGGCGATCAGCAGCCCGTGACGGATGCCGAGATCGAGGAGCTGCGCTGGGTCGACCGGGGCTCGGCATCCGCTCTGGAGGTCGCCCCTCTCGCCGCGGCCTACTTCCTGCCCGAGGCTTGA
- a CDS encoding SDR family oxidoreductase, whose protein sequence is MTPDPDDAATPAPIAIDPHELEIALRVIDAASLLDRDDPAYIALRRQTGKMYKDVKRMSRKEKRQRIADADRAVVAATATGAPDRIDDETRGIPLASRTAAPTAGELIKPRACYICKEQYTIVDAFYHQLCPDCAAMSHAKRDARTDLTGRRALLTGGRAKIGMYIALRLLRDGAHTTITTRFPRDAVRRFSALPDSGDWIHRLKIVGIDLRDPAQVIGLADAVAADGPLDILINNAAQTVRRSAGAYKPLVDAELAPLPQGPLPELLTFGHTNDAHPLALAQSVSSHPILAAAARTAEELTAEAMAAGSSSLERLAAGTAIDAGGLVPDENHINSWTQSVDQVEPLEMLEVQLANMTAPFLLVSRLRPAMAASPARRKYVVNVSAMEGVFGRGYKGPGHPHTNMAKAALNMLTRTSAREMFETDNILMTAVDTGWITDERPHYTKVRLAEEGFHAPLDLVDGAARVYDPIVRGEAGEDLFGIFLKDYRKSSW, encoded by the coding sequence ATCACGCCCGACCCGGACGACGCGGCGACCCCGGCCCCCATCGCGATCGACCCCCACGAGCTGGAGATCGCGCTGCGCGTCATCGACGCGGCATCCCTGCTCGATCGCGACGACCCCGCCTACATCGCCCTGCGCCGGCAGACCGGCAAGATGTACAAGGACGTCAAGCGCATGTCGCGCAAGGAGAAGCGCCAGCGCATCGCCGACGCCGATCGTGCCGTCGTCGCCGCGACCGCCACGGGAGCGCCCGACCGCATCGACGACGAGACCCGCGGCATCCCGCTCGCGTCCCGCACCGCGGCTCCGACCGCGGGCGAGCTCATCAAGCCCCGCGCCTGCTATATCTGCAAAGAGCAGTACACGATCGTCGACGCGTTCTACCACCAGCTCTGCCCCGACTGCGCGGCGATGAGCCACGCCAAGCGCGACGCCCGCACCGACCTCACCGGCCGGCGCGCCCTGCTCACGGGAGGCCGCGCGAAGATCGGCATGTACATCGCACTGCGCCTGCTGCGCGACGGCGCCCACACGACCATCACGACCCGCTTCCCGCGTGACGCCGTCCGCCGCTTCTCGGCACTGCCCGACAGCGGCGACTGGATCCACCGACTCAAGATCGTCGGCATCGACCTGCGCGACCCCGCCCAGGTCATCGGCCTCGCGGATGCCGTCGCCGCCGACGGACCGCTCGACATCCTCATCAACAACGCGGCGCAAACCGTGCGTCGCTCCGCCGGGGCGTACAAGCCGCTCGTGGATGCCGAGCTCGCGCCGCTGCCGCAGGGTCCGCTGCCCGAACTGCTGACCTTCGGCCACACCAACGACGCCCACCCGCTCGCACTGGCCCAGTCGGTCTCGAGCCATCCCATCCTCGCGGCCGCCGCACGCACGGCCGAGGAGCTCACCGCCGAGGCGATGGCCGCCGGGTCGTCGTCGCTCGAGCGTCTCGCCGCCGGCACGGCGATCGACGCGGGCGGGCTCGTGCCCGACGAGAACCACATCAACAGCTGGACGCAGTCGGTCGACCAGGTCGAGCCCCTCGAGATGCTCGAGGTGCAGCTCGCGAACATGACCGCGCCGTTCCTGCTCGTCTCGCGTCTGCGGCCCGCGATGGCGGCCTCGCCGGCCCGGCGGAAGTACGTCGTGAACGTCTCGGCGATGGAGGGCGTGTTCGGTCGTGGATACAAGGGTCCCGGACACCCCCACACCAACATGGCGAAGGCGGCGCTCAACATGCTCACGCGCACCAGCGCTCGCGAGATGTTCGAAACCGACAACATTCTCATGACGGCCGTCGACACGGGGTGGATCACCGACGAGCGCCCGCACTACACGAAGGTGCGCCTCGCGGAGGAGGGCTTCCACGCCCCGCTCGACCTGGTCGACGGCGCCGCCCGCGTGTACGACCCGATCGTGCGCGGCGAGGCGGGCGAAGACCTCTTCGGCATCTTCCTCAAGGACTACCGCAAGAGCTCGTGGTGA